The window CGCACAGTCGGGATGGTGAAACTGAACGATGAGAATTAAGAGATATGTTGGGTGGGACGTTCAGTCGACTTTCAAGAGAATCAGGGCAGAGCTAGGACCGGATGCCGTTATCTTGAGGGTGAAGAAACTACCGTGGCCTCATCCTTTCCGGGCTTTTCTCCGCGATCGCGCGGAGGTGGTGGCGGCAGTCGGCCCTGATATTCCGGCGGCGGAGCCGCAGGCCAAGACGCTGGGGATGGCAGCACCCCTTGAGGGACAGGCTAGGGGTACAGCGATAAATGTCCCGGTGCTTAATGATCCCCCCTCTATTGATTCTGTCAGCAGTTCTATTGGCAGCGACCCTCTGGCGAGCTTAAGGGACGATCTTGCCGAGATAAAATCCACGTTGAAGGTTCTTTCTTTGAATGGCTCTGAGGCCAGGGAAGGAGCGGCCAAGGGGACAGCGAAGTGGTTGAAGTCAGGCAAGGGCAGGGAGTTTTATCAGATCCTTTTGGACCAGGATGTGGACGAAGAATTGGCAGGCGTCATAATGCAGGAGGCCTTTGGCAGCCAGAAGGCAAAGGGGAAGAAGACTGATGGAAGGAAAGAGTCTTCAACTCCTGAAACGCAGCTTGAAGAAATTATCAGGAAGATCATTCAAACTGGTGGACCTATAGACCTCACACCGGGCCAATGCAAGACCGTCATTCTGGTGGGGCCTACGGGGGTCGGTAAGACCACCACCATCGCAAAGCTTGCCGCCCATCTCGGCGTCATCTCAAAGAAGAAGGTCTCTCTGATCACGGCGGACACCTATCGGGTGGCGGCTGTCGATCAGCTTAAGACCTATGCCGAGATCATGGGGATGGACCTGAGAGTGGTACATACTCCACAGGAGATGCGGGCGGCCATAAATGAATTCTCCGGCTCAGATCTGATTTTAGTGGATACAGCCGGCAGGAGCCCCAAAAATACTCTTGAAATCGGCGAACTCAAGGCCATGGTAGATGCGGCGAGGCCTGGGGAAGTACATCTGGTGCTCAGTGTCGCCACTAAGCCAAGGGATCTCCTCGACATAGTCGCCAGGTTCTCGCCTGTGGGCATTGACAGCATAATCTTCACCAAACTGGATGAGACATCATACCTCGGTGGACTCCTGACGGTGGCGCATAAGACAGGGAAGCCTATCTCTTATGTCACTACAGGGCAAAGTGTCCCAGAGGACATAGCCGTTGCTGACGCGAGTCATCTTGCAAAGTCGATCCTCTCAGGAGGTAGCCATGAACGACCAAGCAGGCAGCTTGCGACAAATAGTTGACGCACAACACAAAGGGCAATTGCCTAGCCAGAATTCGACGCAAAGTGAGGCAAGAGCACCGGGGGATCAGCCTCAGGGGAGCCAGTTGCCGGGAAGTGAATCAGGAATGAGCCAGCTGCGCTGCAGCTACATAATTGTCGTCACAGGCGGGAAAGGCGCAGTTGGAAAGACCAGTCTCTCCTTAAACCTTGCCGTTGCAATGGCCTGTCTCGGCAATAGGGTGACTGTGCTGGATGTGGGCACCGAATCGGCTATCAGCACTCTTTTGGGCATTCAGTCGGATGCCAGGGAGGCTTTGAGCGTCCCTGGAGACACACCGCACGTTGCCACTTTCACTGAAGGAACTTGCAGCCTTAAGATCTTGCATGGCGGTGATAGGGTCCCGGATTTTGTTCATGACACGAGTTCCAATGGGTCTTGCGGGTTGCTTGTCATAGACGCCGGCGAAGCGCTCAAGGATGGCGCCTCATGCTTTCTGAAAGCGGCAGATCTGGTCATAGTGGTCACAACCCCTGAACTCAGCGCCATTACGGACGCCTATGCAGCCATCAAGGTCACAAAACAGGAAAACCCATCTTCAAAGGTTGGCGTCGTCATCAATATGGTGTCCAGTGAATCAGAAGGACGCTCCGTTGTGGCAAGGCTCAACCTGGTAGCGGTACGTTTCTTGGGTGATAGAATCCATGGGATGGGCTTTGTGCCAAGGGACCCCCTTGTGATGAAATCGGCTATGGCTCAGAGGCCGTTCATCCTTGCCAATCCAGACGCTCCGTCGAGCCTCTCTGTGAAGAGGTTGGCCCAGCGAGTTTCATCTGACATGATAGTGACGGAGGGGGTTAGCGATGCCAGGCCGTGAAATGCTTAGAATTAATACACGTGTCAGTCTGGTCGTGAAAGAAGGATCCTATAAGGGGAATTACAGAACCTTGATAGAAGATGTCAATGGTAATACCGTAACGCTGGCGACGCCATTCATTGACAGGAACCCCGTTCCTATAAGGCCGGGAGATAAAGTCGCCATTCAGATACTGTCCTCCGGGGTGGCACAGAAATTCAATGGCACTGTTGCCGATCGTTCCATGGAGCCCGTCCCTCTCATAAGAGTGACTCTGGAGGGAGTACCCCAATCCATTCACAGGCGCAGATTTGTGAGGATAGAAGCTGAGCTGCCGTTCTATTTTCGCGATCTGAATGATCCAGCGTATCTCAAGAAACCCATGGTTATGGGAACCACCAGGGATATAAGCGGGGGCGGCGCTCTTGTGGTACCGTCCGTTAATGTGAGACAACTCCCACCGGGGGCGCAATTAGAGATAGAAATAGTATTGCCTGGCAGGAGATTCCCAATAAGGGGGAAGGCCCGGGTCTCAAGGATGTGGAGCGTACAGAGTGGGTTGAAGGAGATCCAGAACATCGCCATTGAATTCACCGAGCTTGAAAACCAGGATAGGGAAGATATCATCAAGTTCGTCTTAGAAAAGCAGCGGGAGCTCAGACGCAAGGGGCTCATATGACCTGTAGTTTGGAGGAGATCATCACGTGTCTATAGCGCTTGGTCAGGGATCTTCGCCGCAGGAACTCCCAGTGGAATCATTATGGCGTCTTTATTCCACTGAGAGGAAGAAATCAAAAAAGAAAGAGATTCGTGATGCTTTAATTACAAGTTACCTCTATCTGGTTAAGATCGCCGCCGGAAGGCTGGTGGTGAGCCTTTCTCACAAGGCGGAATATGATGATCTGGTAGGATATGGCATGCTGGGGCTTTTGGACGCTATTGATCGGTTCCAGCCTGACAAAGGGGTAAAGTTTGAGACATTTGCATTCATGCGCATAAGAGGAGCCATCCTGGACGGCATTCGCGGAAATGACTGGGTGCCCCGTTCTGTGCGAGACAAGGCCAGGAAGCTCGAACAAGCATTCTTTGAAGTAGAACAACGGCAGGGACGGTCTGCGTCAGACGCCGAGGTAGCATCTTTCATGAACCTGAGTCAGACTCAATTTGAAGCTGCGGTGGCCGAGGTCTCCAGGGCGGGACTACTATCCCTCGATGAATTGCTGGAGTTAGACGATGAAGGCGGATCTATCAGCGTGCTTGGCCTGCTTTCTGACCCTGATAGCCCTGATCCTGCGGTTCGATATGAGCAAAAGGAGCTGCGAAGGC is drawn from Bacillota bacterium and contains these coding sequences:
- a CDS encoding FliA/WhiG family RNA polymerase sigma factor, yielding MSIALGQGSSPQELPVESLWRLYSTERKKSKKKEIRDALITSYLYLVKIAAGRLVVSLSHKAEYDDLVGYGMLGLLDAIDRFQPDKGVKFETFAFMRIRGAILDGIRGNDWVPRSVRDKARKLEQAFFEVEQRQGRSASDAEVASFMNLSQTQFEAAVAEVSRAGLLSLDELLELDDEGGSISVLGLLSDPDSPDPAVRYEQKELRRRLAAAIDELQERERLILALYYYEELTVKEIAEIMGISESRVSQLHTKALLRIHGKLKMEEMI
- a CDS encoding P-loop NTPase — its product is MPGSESGMSQLRCSYIIVVTGGKGAVGKTSLSLNLAVAMACLGNRVTVLDVGTESAISTLLGIQSDAREALSVPGDTPHVATFTEGTCSLKILHGGDRVPDFVHDTSSNGSCGLLVIDAGEALKDGASCFLKAADLVIVVTTPELSAITDAYAAIKVTKQENPSSKVGVVINMVSSESEGRSVVARLNLVAVRFLGDRIHGMGFVPRDPLVMKSAMAQRPFILANPDAPSSLSVKRLAQRVSSDMIVTEGVSDARP
- the flhF gene encoding flagellar biosynthesis protein FlhF — protein: MRIKRYVGWDVQSTFKRIRAELGPDAVILRVKKLPWPHPFRAFLRDRAEVVAAVGPDIPAAEPQAKTLGMAAPLEGQARGTAINVPVLNDPPSIDSVSSSIGSDPLASLRDDLAEIKSTLKVLSLNGSEAREGAAKGTAKWLKSGKGREFYQILLDQDVDEELAGVIMQEAFGSQKAKGKKTDGRKESSTPETQLEEIIRKIIQTGGPIDLTPGQCKTVILVGPTGVGKTTTIAKLAAHLGVISKKKVSLITADTYRVAAVDQLKTYAEIMGMDLRVVHTPQEMRAAINEFSGSDLILVDTAGRSPKNTLEIGELKAMVDAARPGEVHLVLSVATKPRDLLDIVARFSPVGIDSIIFTKLDETSYLGGLLTVAHKTGKPISYVTTGQSVPEDIAVADASHLAKSILSGGSHERPSRQLATNS